The Calypte anna isolate BGI_N300 chromosome 2, bCalAnn1_v1.p, whole genome shotgun sequence genome includes a window with the following:
- the ATPSCKMT gene encoding ATP synthase subunit C lysine N-methyltransferase isoform X1 — protein MWRLKRSFLEASGTGGGVMSEPVVKESPEGAGRREDCEGSSKRRSWGLLVTAGVGGTLVALYAVATPFVTPALRKVCLPFVPATSSQIQNVLKMLENRSGSLVDIGSGDGRVVIAAAKRGFKAVGYELNPWLVWYSRYRAWRDGVHQNTKFYISDLWKVSFSHYTNVVVFGVPQMMPQLEKKLEEELDCNARIIACRFPFPCWIPDHTTGEGMDTVWAYDLKHSRGCEAEILEIKSETEF, from the exons ATGTGGCGCCTCAAGCGGAGCTTTCTGGAAGCATCCGGCACGGGGGGAG GTGTGATGTCCGAGCCGGTAGTGaaggagagccctgagggagCGGGACGGCGAGAGGACTGTGAGGGCAGCTCCAAAagaaggagctgggggctgtTGGTCACCGCCGGTGTCGGTGGGACCTTGGTGGCACTCTATGCTGTGGCTACGCCTTTTGTGACCCCAGCTCTCAGGAAAGTGTGCCTGCCTTTTGTTCCTGCAACATCCAGTCAGATCCAGAATGTGCTGAAAATGTTAGAAAACAGAAGCGGCTCCCTGGTTGACATTGGTAGCGGGGATGGCCGTGTT gTGATAGCAGCTGCAAAAAGGGGATTCAAAGCTGTTGGTTATGAATTAAATCCTTGGCTAGTCTGGTACTCCAGATACCGTGCCTGGAGAGATGGGGTACATCAGAACACCAAATTTTATATATCAGACTTATGGAAG gtttctttttcccACTATACAAATGTTGTTGTATTTGGGGTACCTCAAATG ATGCCACAGTTGGAGAAGAAGCTAGAAGAAGAACTGGACTGTAATGCCAGAATCATTGCCTGTcgttttcctttcccttgctgGATCCCAGATCACACTACTGGAGAGGGAATGGACACTGTGTGGGCCTATGATCTGAAACATTCTAGAGGATGTGAAGCAGAAATATTGGAAATTAAATCAGAGACAGAATTCTAA
- the ATPSCKMT gene encoding ATP synthase subunit C lysine N-methyltransferase isoform X2 gives MAAERSGVMSEPVVKESPEGAGRREDCEGSSKRRSWGLLVTAGVGGTLVALYAVATPFVTPALRKVCLPFVPATSSQIQNVLKMLENRSGSLVDIGSGDGRVVIAAAKRGFKAVGYELNPWLVWYSRYRAWRDGVHQNTKFYISDLWKVSFSHYTNVVVFGVPQMMPQLEKKLEEELDCNARIIACRFPFPCWIPDHTTGEGMDTVWAYDLKHSRGCEAEILEIKSETEF, from the exons ATGGCGGCCGAGAGAAGCG GTGTGATGTCCGAGCCGGTAGTGaaggagagccctgagggagCGGGACGGCGAGAGGACTGTGAGGGCAGCTCCAAAagaaggagctgggggctgtTGGTCACCGCCGGTGTCGGTGGGACCTTGGTGGCACTCTATGCTGTGGCTACGCCTTTTGTGACCCCAGCTCTCAGGAAAGTGTGCCTGCCTTTTGTTCCTGCAACATCCAGTCAGATCCAGAATGTGCTGAAAATGTTAGAAAACAGAAGCGGCTCCCTGGTTGACATTGGTAGCGGGGATGGCCGTGTT gTGATAGCAGCTGCAAAAAGGGGATTCAAAGCTGTTGGTTATGAATTAAATCCTTGGCTAGTCTGGTACTCCAGATACCGTGCCTGGAGAGATGGGGTACATCAGAACACCAAATTTTATATATCAGACTTATGGAAG gtttctttttcccACTATACAAATGTTGTTGTATTTGGGGTACCTCAAATG ATGCCACAGTTGGAGAAGAAGCTAGAAGAAGAACTGGACTGTAATGCCAGAATCATTGCCTGTcgttttcctttcccttgctgGATCCCAGATCACACTACTGGAGAGGGAATGGACACTGTGTGGGCCTATGATCTGAAACATTCTAGAGGATGTGAAGCAGAAATATTGGAAATTAAATCAGAGACAGAATTCTAA
- the ATPSCKMT gene encoding ATP synthase subunit C lysine N-methyltransferase isoform X3: MSEPVVKESPEGAGRREDCEGSSKRRSWGLLVTAGVGGTLVALYAVATPFVTPALRKVCLPFVPATSSQIQNVLKMLENRSGSLVDIGSGDGRVVIAAAKRGFKAVGYELNPWLVWYSRYRAWRDGVHQNTKFYISDLWKVSFSHYTNVVVFGVPQMMPQLEKKLEEELDCNARIIACRFPFPCWIPDHTTGEGMDTVWAYDLKHSRGCEAEILEIKSETEF, translated from the exons ATGTCCGAGCCGGTAGTGaaggagagccctgagggagCGGGACGGCGAGAGGACTGTGAGGGCAGCTCCAAAagaaggagctgggggctgtTGGTCACCGCCGGTGTCGGTGGGACCTTGGTGGCACTCTATGCTGTGGCTACGCCTTTTGTGACCCCAGCTCTCAGGAAAGTGTGCCTGCCTTTTGTTCCTGCAACATCCAGTCAGATCCAGAATGTGCTGAAAATGTTAGAAAACAGAAGCGGCTCCCTGGTTGACATTGGTAGCGGGGATGGCCGTGTT gTGATAGCAGCTGCAAAAAGGGGATTCAAAGCTGTTGGTTATGAATTAAATCCTTGGCTAGTCTGGTACTCCAGATACCGTGCCTGGAGAGATGGGGTACATCAGAACACCAAATTTTATATATCAGACTTATGGAAG gtttctttttcccACTATACAAATGTTGTTGTATTTGGGGTACCTCAAATG ATGCCACAGTTGGAGAAGAAGCTAGAAGAAGAACTGGACTGTAATGCCAGAATCATTGCCTGTcgttttcctttcccttgctgGATCCCAGATCACACTACTGGAGAGGGAATGGACACTGTGTGGGCCTATGATCTGAAACATTCTAGAGGATGTGAAGCAGAAATATTGGAAATTAAATCAGAGACAGAATTCTAA